A window of the Synechococcus sp. M16.1 genome harbors these coding sequences:
- a CDS encoding SRPBCC family protein yields MGRWLEHTVTSEVQAPAAKVWEVWSDLEAMPRWMRWIESVKPLDDPDLTDWTLAAQGFRFSWKARITQRVEAQQLHWESVGGLPTKGAVRFYPEADDRTVVKLSVTYELPRVLAPLMEPSILGGIVTKELQANLDRFRDLVEAGG; encoded by the coding sequence ATGGGACGCTGGCTCGAACACACGGTCACCTCCGAGGTGCAGGCCCCTGCCGCCAAGGTCTGGGAGGTCTGGAGTGACCTCGAAGCGATGCCCCGTTGGATGCGCTGGATTGAGTCGGTCAAACCACTCGACGACCCTGATCTCACCGATTGGACTTTGGCGGCACAGGGCTTTCGCTTCAGCTGGAAGGCCCGGATCACTCAGCGGGTTGAAGCCCAGCAACTGCACTGGGAATCAGTGGGTGGTCTGCCCACCAAGGGTGCCGTTCGCTTTTATCCCGAAGCCGACGACCGCACTGTGGTCAAGTTGAGCGTGACCTACGAATTGCCGCGGGTCTTGGCACCGCTCATGGAACCCAGCATCCTGGGGGGCATCGTGACCAAGGAGCTTCAGGCGAATCTTGACCGTTTCCGTGACCTGGTGGAAGCAGGCGGCTAA
- the zds gene encoding 9,9'-di-cis-zeta-carotene desaturase, translating to MRVAIVGSGLAGLSAAVDLVDAGHEVNLYEARPFMGGKVGSWVDEGGNHIEMGLHVFFFNYANLFALMRKVGAFENLLPKQHTHLFVNKGGDLRELDFRFPIGAPFNGLKAFFTTPQLSWIDKLRNALALGTSPIVRGLVDYEGAMRTIRALDSVSFQDWFVGHGGSPESIRRMWNPIAYALGFIDCEAISARCMLTIFMMFAAKTEASKLNLLKGSPHRWLTGPILDYIQQRGGKLHLRHRVKQVDYSEGESPEITGLQLGTPEGDIRVEADAYLAACDVPGIQKLLPEAWNRYPQFKAIHQLEAVPVATVQLRYDGWVTELGDAQEAQRRDVATPTGLNNLLYTADADFSCFADLALASPEDYRKEGEGSLLQCVLTPGDPWIPKSVDEIVAHTDRQVRELFPSARNLKLTWSNVVKLAQSLYREAPGMEPYRPEQRTPIRNFFLAGSYTRQDYIDSMEGATMSGHLAAAAILDQPVKLATNAAVA from the coding sequence GTGCGGGTCGCGATCGTTGGTTCCGGCCTCGCCGGCCTCTCCGCTGCAGTGGACCTCGTGGATGCGGGCCATGAGGTGAATCTCTACGAAGCCCGTCCCTTCATGGGCGGCAAGGTGGGCAGCTGGGTGGATGAGGGCGGTAACCACATCGAGATGGGGTTGCACGTTTTCTTCTTCAATTACGCCAACCTCTTCGCTCTGATGCGCAAGGTGGGAGCGTTCGAGAACCTTCTGCCGAAGCAGCACACACACCTGTTCGTGAACAAGGGGGGCGACCTGCGGGAGCTGGATTTCCGCTTCCCCATCGGCGCACCCTTCAATGGCCTCAAGGCCTTCTTCACCACACCGCAGCTCAGCTGGATCGACAAGCTGCGCAATGCCCTGGCCCTGGGCACGAGTCCGATCGTGCGGGGTCTGGTGGATTACGAGGGGGCGATGCGCACCATCCGAGCCCTCGACTCCGTCAGTTTCCAGGACTGGTTTGTGGGCCATGGCGGCAGCCCCGAAAGCATCCGGCGGATGTGGAATCCCATTGCCTATGCCCTGGGCTTCATCGACTGCGAGGCCATCTCCGCCCGCTGCATGCTCACCATCTTCATGATGTTTGCGGCCAAGACGGAAGCCTCCAAGCTCAATCTGCTGAAGGGATCACCCCATCGCTGGCTCACGGGTCCGATCCTCGACTACATCCAGCAGCGTGGAGGCAAGTTGCATCTGCGTCATCGGGTGAAGCAGGTGGACTACAGCGAGGGTGAATCCCCTGAGATCACTGGCCTGCAGCTGGGAACGCCCGAAGGAGACATTCGTGTTGAGGCTGACGCCTACCTGGCCGCCTGTGACGTGCCCGGGATTCAGAAGCTGCTGCCCGAAGCCTGGAACCGGTACCCCCAGTTCAAGGCGATTCATCAGCTGGAGGCCGTACCCGTGGCCACCGTTCAGCTCCGCTACGACGGCTGGGTGACAGAGCTGGGAGATGCCCAGGAAGCCCAGCGCCGGGATGTGGCGACACCCACGGGTCTCAACAACCTGCTGTACACGGCTGATGCCGATTTCAGCTGTTTTGCCGATCTGGCCCTGGCCAGTCCGGAGGATTACCGCAAGGAGGGAGAGGGCTCTCTGCTCCAATGCGTGCTCACCCCTGGTGATCCCTGGATTCCCAAGTCGGTGGATGAGATCGTGGCCCACACCGACCGTCAAGTGCGCGAGCTGTTCCCCTCGGCCCGCAATCTCAAGCTCACCTGGAGCAACGTTGTGAAACTGGCGCAGTCGTTGTACCGCGAAGCCCCTGGCATGGAGCCCTACCGCCCGGAGCAGCGCACGCCGATCCGTAATTTCTTCCTGGCCGGCAGCTACACCCGCCAGGACTACATCGATTCGATGGAGGGGGCCACGATGAGCGGTCATCTGGCGGCGGCGGCCATCCTCGACCAGCCGGTGAAGCTGGCCACCAACGCGGCGGTGGCCTGA
- a CDS encoding iron-sulfur cluster assembly accessory protein, translating into MTSTPDTAPAHTAKDGKGILITEPAMQQLAKLCGEQGENQVLRVGVRSGGCSGMSYTMDFVPASDTLDDDETYEYMAADGHSFRVICDPKSLLYIYGMQLDFSTALIGGGFNFTNPNASQTCGCGSSFAV; encoded by the coding sequence ATGACTTCCACCCCCGATACCGCGCCGGCCCATACCGCCAAAGACGGCAAGGGCATCCTGATCACCGAACCGGCGATGCAGCAGCTGGCCAAGCTGTGTGGCGAACAGGGTGAGAACCAGGTGCTGCGCGTCGGGGTGAGGTCCGGGGGCTGCAGCGGCATGAGCTACACGATGGATTTCGTGCCCGCCTCAGACACCCTCGACGACGACGAGACCTACGAATACATGGCGGCTGATGGTCACAGCTTCCGGGTGATCTGTGATCCCAAAAGCCTGCTCTACATCTACGGAATGCAGCTGGACTTCAGCACGGCTCTGATCGGTGGTGGCTTCAACTTCACCAACCCCAACGCCAGCCAGACCTGTGGCTGCGGCAGTTCCTTCGCCGTGTGA
- a CDS encoding lipid-A-disaccharide synthase-related protein: MARILLLSNGHGEDLSGALLAQELQRQGHNVQALPLVGLGSAYQKAGVPLLGRSHEFSTGGIGYTSLRGRLTEIAQGQVLYLLRRLVRLMRYRRRFDLILVVGDVIPVIAAWLSQRPVATYLVAYSSHYEGTLRLPWPCANLLKSRRFKAVYSRDQRTAEDLSRQLQRPVTFLGNPFMDSVLTADTPPPSSTPRIGLLPGSRRPELEQNLQLLLRLIELLPSTVRCNVDLALVPSLDDDSLRRMSERCGWHLNNSVLQREEARGINVRRGAFRAVLQHSDLVIGMAGTAIEQAVGLAKPVLQLPGQGPQFTAAFAEAQRRLLGPTVFCADGESGSHEALEGTAELAMALLERARRDPDLQQQCQEEAKWRLGEAGGGPRMAAAICSLLA; encoded by the coding sequence ATGGCACGCATCCTGCTGCTGAGCAATGGCCACGGTGAAGACCTCTCCGGCGCCCTGCTGGCCCAGGAGCTTCAGCGGCAGGGCCACAACGTGCAGGCGCTTCCGCTGGTGGGCCTTGGCAGCGCCTACCAAAAAGCCGGCGTGCCGCTGCTGGGACGCAGCCATGAATTCAGCACCGGCGGCATCGGCTACACCAGCCTTCGCGGCCGCCTCACCGAGATCGCCCAAGGGCAAGTGCTGTATTTGCTCCGACGCCTAGTGCGTCTAATGCGGTACCGCCGTCGCTTTGATCTGATCCTGGTGGTGGGAGACGTGATCCCTGTGATCGCGGCATGGCTCAGCCAACGGCCTGTGGCGACCTACCTGGTGGCCTACTCCAGCCACTACGAAGGGACGCTGCGGCTCCCCTGGCCCTGCGCAAACCTGCTGAAAAGCCGCCGCTTCAAAGCGGTGTACAGCCGCGATCAGCGCACCGCCGAAGACCTCAGCAGACAACTGCAACGGCCGGTGACCTTCCTGGGCAATCCGTTCATGGATTCGGTGCTCACAGCGGACACCCCGCCGCCCAGCAGCACGCCACGCATCGGTCTGCTGCCCGGCAGCCGCCGACCGGAACTGGAACAGAACCTGCAGCTGTTGCTGCGGCTGATCGAGCTGCTGCCCAGCACAGTTCGCTGCAACGTCGATCTGGCCTTGGTGCCCAGCCTCGATGACGACAGCTTGCGGCGGATGAGCGAACGATGCGGTTGGCATCTGAACAACAGCGTGCTGCAGCGTGAGGAAGCCCGGGGGATCAACGTTCGCCGCGGGGCCTTCCGAGCCGTGCTGCAGCACAGTGATCTGGTGATCGGAATGGCAGGCACGGCCATCGAGCAGGCCGTTGGCCTGGCCAAACCGGTGCTGCAGCTGCCGGGCCAGGGGCCTCAATTCACAGCGGCATTCGCAGAAGCCCAACGGCGCCTACTGGGCCCCACGGTGTTCTGTGCAGACGGAGAGAGTGGCAGCCATGAGGCTTTGGAGGGAACAGCGGAGCTGGCCATGGCTCTGCTTGAACGTGCGCGACGGGATCCTGACTTGCAACAGCAATGCCAAGAGGAGGCCAAATGGCGCCTCGGGGAAGCTGGTGGAGGCCCGAGAATGGCGGCAGCCATTTGCTCACTTCTTGCATGA
- a CDS encoding TIGR01777 family oxidoreductase, with protein MRLLLFGCTGFVGRELLPLLLEAGHQLTVVSRRLARGYDAERADGRLIWMQFDPASSNTWTDAGLLDALNQADAVVNLAGEPIAEKRWTPTHRQLIETSRLETTSQLVKAIEACATPPKVLVNASAIGFYGSSLDQRFLESSTPGDDFLASLCERWEAAAEAVPSAVRQVTLRIGIVLAADGGALGKMLPVFRTGFGGPIGSGRQWMSWIHRTDLCALILQSLTDASWSGVINAVAPEPVSMTAFCKQLGRSLGRPSLLPVPAPVLQVLLGDGAKVVLEGQQVASERLDALNFSFRYPDLASALAAATS; from the coding sequence ATGCGTCTGCTGCTGTTTGGCTGCACAGGTTTTGTTGGCCGTGAGCTCCTGCCGCTCCTGCTTGAGGCCGGGCACCAGCTCACAGTGGTGAGCCGCCGGTTGGCCCGCGGTTACGACGCTGAACGGGCGGATGGGCGACTGATCTGGATGCAGTTCGACCCCGCCAGCAGCAACACCTGGACCGACGCCGGCCTGCTGGACGCCCTGAATCAGGCCGATGCAGTGGTCAACCTGGCGGGGGAACCGATTGCCGAGAAGCGTTGGACCCCGACCCACCGGCAGCTGATTGAAACCAGCCGTCTGGAAACGACCTCTCAGTTGGTGAAGGCGATCGAGGCCTGTGCAACGCCACCGAAGGTGCTGGTGAATGCCTCAGCCATCGGCTTCTATGGCTCCAGCCTGGACCAGCGTTTTCTTGAATCGAGCACCCCTGGCGACGACTTCCTTGCGAGCTTGTGTGAGCGCTGGGAAGCGGCGGCTGAGGCGGTGCCTTCCGCTGTACGGCAGGTCACCCTGCGGATCGGCATTGTGCTAGCGGCCGACGGCGGTGCACTCGGAAAAATGCTTCCGGTGTTCCGCACAGGGTTTGGCGGTCCTATCGGTAGTGGCCGGCAGTGGATGAGCTGGATCCACCGCACTGACCTCTGCGCCCTGATCCTTCAATCCCTCACGGACGCGAGCTGGAGTGGCGTGATCAATGCCGTGGCTCCCGAGCCCGTCTCGATGACGGCCTTCTGCAAGCAGCTGGGGCGTAGCCTGGGCCGTCCGAGTTTGTTGCCGGTGCCCGCTCCAGTGCTTCAAGTGCTCCTCGGGGATGGCGCCAAGGTGGTGTTGGAGGGTCAGCAGGTTGCCTCGGAGCGGCTTGACGCTCTGAACTTCAGCTTCCGCTACCCCGATCTGGCTTCAGCACTCGCCGCTGCCACCAGCTGA
- a CDS encoding NAD(P)H-quinone oxidoreductase subunit O, with product MAESDAAAPAKAKPAALRKGALVKVNTAAYSSSLEAGASDPTAPDYIFEGPGELLVVKGDYGQVRWNRPVPDVWLRMDQLEACS from the coding sequence ATGGCCGAATCCGACGCCGCTGCCCCCGCCAAGGCCAAGCCTGCTGCGCTGCGCAAAGGTGCCTTGGTCAAGGTGAACACAGCCGCATACAGCTCCAGCCTTGAGGCTGGAGCAAGCGATCCCACAGCACCCGATTACATCTTTGAAGGTCCCGGCGAGCTGCTGGTTGTGAAAGGGGACTACGGCCAGGTGCGCTGGAACCGTCCGGTGCCCGATGTATGGCTGCGAATGGATCAGCTGGAAGCTTGCTCCTGA
- a CDS encoding glycosyltransferase family 39 protein, translating to MKQRWRFWASVALIWVFSTLVDRLWWTLQTGVPAWDQADYLNSAMDHGRALGLLPGGGWQGWPALLDLSPKIPPLASLVNGSVMAIAGDAPEQAAWSLSLWHVLLLVVMAGWGRRLQGDGLALIACLLAAITPVFMELRTDYVLEMALMASCSLAVWRLGVWCDPQSGGRWGQAWSCTVAAIAAVLVKQSALLVLIPAGVWAAVLAMRRGGPWLRQALLLPLLTMVLIGPWLRHNWITSLGGTNRAVFESAAREGDPGVLSVAGWLWYPRVLPEHLGSVLLVVGLSGLLLWCWQRQQPSTDHGWSWRWLLINLVAAWVFTTLSPNKDARYITPLLPSLVLLLARGWWQWGNWLEARRSRLVWPLFGVGLLACVPASWVHQLHRFEDRPRGPVAAVVKAAGGADPSTPPATLIVVPSTSDLNQHNVSFYGRRHGGQTVGRQLGGSRQDREPVLARTEWVVLAEGKQGSVRKAARRLDQAVRSSGVFELVHQFERPRGGSYSLWRRRSTHPVEGPSFAERFPELAAGLAAGPVGLDPVFAEVGQEHMLDGHFSYREPVRSEALAALAQDPDAVQPRWTLALLAVLENRPVQAAEQFKALQRLLPDNPWPAAYRSVVSLAGWNPWQAAAAADGAGVSNPVLAALGDLSGVLSGAVWRIPAAITSVPAAVRAVEEALEPPSKQDLDQEQASS from the coding sequence GTGAAGCAGCGTTGGCGTTTCTGGGCTTCGGTTGCCCTGATCTGGGTGTTCTCCACCCTGGTGGATCGGCTCTGGTGGACGCTCCAGACCGGCGTCCCCGCCTGGGATCAGGCTGACTACCTCAACAGCGCCATGGACCATGGCCGCGCCTTGGGTTTGCTTCCCGGTGGCGGGTGGCAGGGTTGGCCGGCGCTGCTGGATCTGTCACCGAAGATTCCGCCCCTGGCCTCGCTGGTGAACGGCAGTGTCATGGCGATCGCTGGAGATGCTCCGGAGCAGGCGGCCTGGAGCCTCAGCCTCTGGCACGTCCTTCTGCTGGTGGTGATGGCGGGCTGGGGGAGACGGTTGCAGGGGGATGGCCTGGCCTTGATCGCCTGCCTGTTGGCGGCGATAACCCCGGTGTTTATGGAACTGCGCACGGATTACGTGCTTGAGATGGCCCTGATGGCCAGTTGCAGTTTGGCCGTGTGGCGTCTGGGGGTCTGGTGCGATCCTCAGAGCGGTGGCCGGTGGGGTCAGGCCTGGAGCTGCACCGTGGCAGCAATCGCTGCTGTGCTGGTAAAGCAAAGCGCCCTGCTTGTGCTTATCCCGGCGGGTGTGTGGGCAGCAGTTTTGGCGATGCGGCGGGGCGGCCCCTGGTTACGCCAGGCCCTGCTGCTGCCTCTGCTCACGATGGTGCTGATTGGCCCCTGGTTGCGTCACAACTGGATCACCAGCCTGGGCGGCACCAACCGGGCTGTGTTCGAGTCGGCGGCCCGGGAGGGGGATCCGGGCGTGCTCAGTGTGGCTGGCTGGCTCTGGTATCCCCGCGTTTTGCCGGAGCACTTGGGCAGTGTGTTGTTGGTGGTGGGTCTGTCGGGGTTGTTGCTCTGGTGCTGGCAGCGCCAGCAGCCCTCAACCGATCACGGTTGGTCTTGGCGCTGGCTCTTGATCAATCTGGTGGCGGCCTGGGTGTTCACCACCCTGAGTCCGAACAAGGATGCTCGCTACATCACACCCTTACTGCCGTCTCTTGTGTTGCTGCTGGCCCGAGGGTGGTGGCAATGGGGCAACTGGTTGGAAGCCAGGCGTTCGAGGTTGGTGTGGCCCCTGTTCGGTGTGGGGCTGCTGGCCTGTGTCCCAGCGAGTTGGGTCCATCAGCTGCATCGCTTTGAAGACCGGCCTCGTGGCCCGGTGGCAGCGGTGGTGAAGGCCGCTGGCGGTGCTGATCCCAGCACGCCTCCCGCCACGTTGATCGTGGTGCCCAGCACCTCTGATCTCAACCAGCACAACGTCAGCTTTTACGGTCGTCGCCATGGGGGACAGACCGTTGGCCGGCAGCTGGGGGGCAGCCGCCAGGACCGCGAGCCTGTCCTGGCAAGGACGGAATGGGTGGTATTGGCGGAAGGGAAGCAGGGATCCGTTCGCAAAGCGGCGCGACGGCTGGATCAAGCGGTGCGCAGCAGCGGTGTGTTCGAACTGGTTCATCAGTTTGAGCGTCCCCGGGGGGGGAGTTATTCCCTCTGGCGACGCCGTTCAACGCACCCGGTGGAAGGACCATCCTTTGCGGAGCGCTTCCCCGAGCTTGCTGCTGGCCTGGCGGCAGGGCCTGTAGGGCTTGATCCGGTGTTCGCTGAGGTGGGGCAGGAGCACATGCTTGATGGCCATTTCAGCTATCGGGAGCCGGTGCGTTCTGAGGCCTTGGCGGCCTTGGCGCAGGATCCCGATGCTGTGCAACCGCGTTGGACCCTGGCGCTGCTGGCCGTGCTGGAAAACCGCCCTGTGCAGGCAGCGGAGCAGTTCAAGGCCCTTCAACGGCTGTTGCCCGATAACCCCTGGCCAGCGGCCTACCGCAGTGTGGTCAGCCTGGCGGGGTGGAACCCCTGGCAGGCCGCCGCCGCTGCAGATGGGGCCGGCGTTTCGAATCCTGTGCTGGCGGCGCTGGGGGATCTCAGCGGCGTCCTCTCCGGTGCTGTTTGGCGCATCCCCGCCGCCATCACGTCAGTTCCAGCGGCTGTCAGAGCCGTGGAGGAGGCCCTGGAGCCTCCCTCCAAACAGGATCTGGATCAGGAGCAAGCTTCCAGCTGA
- a CDS encoding J domain-containing protein: protein MSDPYAVLGVSNTASNAEIKAAYRQLVKQHHPDAGGDDQQMLALNAAWEVLGDAQRRKAFDRTRSQPGRAASPTDLRRASRAHDRAVAADDALVEWLQRVYAPIDRMLGEVINPFPKQLKALSADPYDDELMEGFCSYLEASGRRMDKVKQLFQSLPTPASARGFGLSLYHCLSEVEDALAELERYTMGYVDGYLHDGREMLREAKQRRKRLQDERRRLEIV from the coding sequence GTGAGCGATCCCTATGCCGTGCTCGGTGTCAGCAACACCGCCAGCAACGCTGAGATCAAGGCGGCCTACCGCCAGCTGGTGAAGCAGCACCATCCCGATGCTGGAGGCGACGATCAGCAGATGCTGGCTCTCAATGCGGCCTGGGAAGTTCTCGGGGATGCCCAGCGCCGCAAGGCCTTCGATCGCACGCGGTCACAGCCCGGCCGAGCGGCATCGCCGACGGACCTGAGGCGGGCCAGCCGAGCCCATGATCGTGCTGTGGCCGCTGACGATGCCCTGGTGGAGTGGCTGCAGCGTGTTTACGCCCCGATCGACCGCATGCTCGGTGAGGTGATCAATCCCTTCCCCAAGCAACTCAAGGCACTGTCGGCTGATCCCTACGACGACGAGCTGATGGAGGGGTTCTGCAGCTATCTCGAGGCGAGTGGACGCCGGATGGACAAGGTCAAGCAACTGTTCCAGTCGTTGCCGACGCCGGCGTCGGCCCGAGGCTTCGGACTGAGCCTGTATCACTGCCTTTCCGAAGTGGAAGACGCTCTGGCCGAATTGGAGCGCTACACCATGGGATACGTGGATGGGTATCTCCACGATGGTCGCGAGATGCTGCGGGAGGCCAAGCAGCGACGCAAGCGGCTCCAGGATGAACGGCGTCGCTTGGAGATCGTGTGA